A stretch of the Planktothricoides raciborskii GIHE-MW2 genome encodes the following:
- a CDS encoding CHAT domain-containing tetratricopeptide repeat protein — translation MDEQRSQAYLNLIQELLDCPRGEVNPILKREREQIDAGFLQQCGLVAEQLQEAGQEKQAQFLRDLAQQLGEYVKNQSSGMSNSASQPKAVWDEYHRFLMQVLQATSKSGGNPQVVYPILQQNLDKLDLNLAQILRAWASQYFSKSDKTQAIRVAADIGQFASLIQNFSLGNRSNNLEIAISGYEIIATVFTQENDAKMWAINQANLGSVYIKRIQGERADNLEKAIAAYQAALEVYTWESYPDKCAENQLNLGVVYNNRMRGEWKHNLEVASSYYQAALGFYTRESYPEKWENINQVLQEVNNNRSFIFLMEVLQATQQSLGDPSIVYPILEQNLEKIDLNLAEILKNWAAKTFSEFTDNQASSSVIPGYIVILANLLQNFSLGNRSDNLEIAIIAYESALKVYTREAVPQDWAMIQSNLGLAYYNRIKGERADNLEKALAHYSEAAQIRRRLRLEKDLADTLDNVGNAHFNQAELGINPAANLDQALAHYSEAAQIRRRLRLEKDLAGTLNNLGLTHWNQAELGINPAANLDQALAHYSEAAQIMRRLGLEKDLAGTLNNLGLAYQTQAKLGINPAANLDQALVHHSEAAQIRRRLGLEKNLASTLNNLGNAYQTQAKLGINPATNLDQALAHYSEAAQIMRRLGLEKYLAGTLDNLGNTHFNQAELGINPAANLDQALAHYSKAAQIRRHLGLEKDLATTLTNLGDGYQTQAKLGINPAANLDQALAHYSEAAQIRRHLGLEKDLAPTLTNLGLAHWNQAELGINPAANLEQALVHHSEAAQICRRLGLEKALAGTLNNLGLAHLIQAELGINPAANLEQALVHYSEAAQIRRRLGLKKDLAGTLDNLGNAYRTQAELGNPAANLDQALAQYNEAAQIRRRLELEKDLATTLTNLGNARWTQSKLGINPVANLDQALAHYNEAAQIRRHLRLEKDLAATLNNLGVARWTQAELGINPAANLEQALAHYSESAQIRRRLKLEKDLAGTLSNFGLAYKAQSRLSGNSSSQKQKALENASGSFQDALEQVEYLRGEIGADSEGYKRNFNEQWNKVYLGMVEVCLELGRYQDAIEYADRSKARNLTELIATRDMYPSGEIPAERRQRLQELRQAISEEDRRLKQDPNPDYTYITQLREEFQAKYPYKPLKFSDIQSLLDDETVILEWYVLDDKFLTFTLTNQTLHLWTSSPEDRQNLINWTNTYINDYRRLKSDQWREVLPQHLEQLPKILHLDEILQNLFKNFPNCKKLILIPHRFLHLFPLHALPVATGEGEGQFLQDLFPKGVAYAPNCQVLQQAQNRQRPHFNRLFAIQNPTQDLHFTDMEVEAIQSLFNSHQVLKHDEAEKAAIDGETLKNAHCTHFSCHGYFNFQDALKSALILAKSEFTPPPPTDDPSRYLPLKDNKLLDLQKCLTLEDILRLDLTNCRLVTLSACETGITDFTSTSDEYIGLPSGFILAGSPNVVSTLWAVADISTAIFMIQFYQTLQQSDLSVVLALRQTQTWLREATVQDLLNWVDSCTVISPKRREEMKEIIDSYPMDYQPFESPYYWAPFCAIGQ, via the coding sequence ATGGATGAACAACGATCGCAAGCCTATCTCAACCTAATTCAAGAACTCCTCGACTGTCCCCGTGGGGAAGTCAACCCAATCCTGAAGCGTGAACGGGAACAGATTGATGCGGGTTTTTTGCAGCAGTGTGGACTGGTAGCGGAACAGTTGCAGGAAGCGGGACAAGAGAAGCAAGCACAGTTTCTGCGGGATTTGGCACAACAATTAGGGGAATATGTCAAGAATCAGTCCTCTGGAATGTCGAATAGCGCCAGTCAACCCAAGGCCGTCTGGGACGAGTATCATCGGTTTTTAATGCAAGTGTTGCAAGCCACTTCAAAAAGTGGCGGTAATCCCCAGGTGGTTTATCCTATACTCCAACAGAATTTAGATAAATTAGATTTGAATTTAGCCCAGATATTGCGAGCATGGGCAAGTCAATATTTTAGTAAATCCGATAAAACTCAAGCGATTAGAGTTGCCGCCGATATTGGTCAATTTGCAAGCTTAATTCAAAATTTTAGCTTGGGTAATCGGTCAAATAATCTCGAAATTGCGATTTCGGGTTATGAAATCATTGCCACAGTTTTTACCCAAGAGAATGATGCCAAAATGTGGGCTATCAATCAAGCCAATTTAGGAAGTGTTTACATTAAGCGAATTCAGGGAGAGCGAGCCGATAATCTGGAAAAAGCCATTGCGGCTTATCAAGCCGCTTTAGAAGTTTATACTTGGGAGAGCTATCCAGACAAATGTGCAGAAAATCAATTAAATTTGGGTGTGGTTTATAATAACCGTATGCGAGGGGAATGGAAACATAACTTGGAGGTTGCTAGTTCGTATTACCAAGCCGCTTTAGGCTTCTATACCCGTGAAAGCTATCCTGAAAAATGGGAAAATATAAATCAAGTCTTGCAGGAAGTCAATAACAATAGGAGTTTCATATTTTTGATGGAGGTGTTGCAAGCGACGCAACAGAGTCTAGGTGATCCTTCTATTGTGTATCCAATACTGGAACAAAATCTGGAAAAAATCGATTTAAACCTTGCAGAAATATTGAAAAATTGGGCAGCAAAAACTTTTAGTGAATTTACGGACAATCAGGCATCATCATCTGTGATTCCAGGATATATTGTAATTTTGGCAAATCTTTTGCAAAATTTTTCATTAGGTAATCGTTCGGATAATTTAGAAATAGCCATTATTGCTTATGAATCTGCGTTAAAAGTTTATACCCGTGAGGCTGTTCCCCAAGATTGGGCAATGATTCAAAGTAATTTGGGACTTGCCTACTATAACCGCATCAAAGGGGAACGAGCCGATAACCTGGAAAAAGCGCTCGCCCACTACAGTGAAGCCGCCCAGATTCGCCGCCGTCTGAGGCTGGAAAAGGATTTAGCGGATACCCTGGACAATGTGGGGAATGCCCACTTCAATCAAGCTGAATTAGGCATCAACCCCGCCGCCAACCTAGACCAGGCCCTCGCCCACTACAGCGAAGCTGCCCAGATTCGCCGCCGTCTGAGGCTGGAAAAGGATTTAGCCGGAACCCTAAACAATCTGGGGCTTACCCACTGGAATCAAGCCGAATTGGGCATCAACCCCGCCGCCAACCTAGACCAGGCCCTCGCCCACTACAGTGAAGCCGCCCAGATTATGCGCCGTCTGGGACTGGAAAAGGATTTAGCCGGAACCCTAAACAATCTGGGACTTGCCTACCAAACTCAAGCCAAATTGGGCATCAACCCCGCCGCCAACCTAGACCAGGCCCTAGTTCACCACAGCGAAGCCGCCCAGATTCGCCGCCGTCTGGGACTAGAAAAAAACCTCGCCAGTACCCTGAATAATTTGGGAAATGCCTACCAAACTCAAGCCAAATTGGGCATCAACCCCGCCACCAACCTAGACCAGGCGCTCGCCCACTACAGTGAAGCCGCCCAGATTATGCGCCGTCTGGGACTGGAAAAGTATTTAGCGGGTACCCTGGACAATCTGGGGAATACCCACTTCAATCAAGCCGAATTGGGCATCAACCCCGCCGCCAACCTAGACCAGGCCCTCGCCCACTACAGCAAAGCTGCCCAGATTCGCCGCCATCTGGGACTGGAAAAGGATTTAGCCACTACCTTGACCAATCTGGGGGATGGCTACCAAACTCAAGCCAAATTGGGCATCAACCCCGCCGCCAACCTAGACCAGGCCCTCGCCCACTACAGCGAAGCCGCCCAGATTCGCCGCCATCTGGGACTGGAAAAGGATTTAGCCCCTACCTTGACCAATCTGGGGCTTGCCCACTGGAATCAAGCCGAATTGGGCATCAACCCCGCCGCCAACCTAGAGCAGGCCCTAGTTCACCACAGCGAAGCCGCCCAGATTTGCCGCCGTCTGGGACTAGAAAAGGCTTTAGCGGGTACCCTGAACAATCTGGGGCTTGCCCACTTAATTCAAGCCGAATTGGGCATCAATCCCGCCGCCAACCTAGAGCAGGCCCTAGTTCACTACAGCGAAGCCGCCCAGATTCGCCGCCGTCTGGGACTAAAAAAGGATTTAGCGGGTACCCTGGACAATTTGGGAAATGCCTACAGGACTCAAGCCGAATTGGGCAACCCCGCCGCCAACCTAGACCAGGCGCTCGCCCAGTACAACGAAGCCGCCCAAATTCGCCGTCGTCTGGAACTAGAAAAGGATTTAGCCACTACCCTGACCAATCTAGGGAATGCTCGCTGGACTCAATCCAAATTGGGCATCAACCCCGTTGCCAACCTAGACCAAGCGCTCGCCCACTACAACGAAGCTGCCCAGATTCGCCGCCATCTAAGGCTGGAAAAGGATTTAGCCGCTACTCTGAACAATCTCGGGGTTGCCCGGTGGACTCAAGCCGAATTAGGCATCAACCCCGCAGCCAACCTAGAGCAGGCGCTCGCCCACTACAGCGAATCTGCCCAGATTCGCCGCCGTCTGAAGCTGGAAAAGGATTTAGCGGGTACCCTGAGCAACTTTGGTTTGGCCTACAAAGCTCAATCTCGCCTGAGTGGAAACAGTTCCTCCCAAAAACAAAAAGCCCTAGAAAATGCCTCCGGTAGCTTTCAAGATGCTCTGGAACAGGTGGAATATCTGCGGGGTGAAATTGGTGCTGATAGTGAGGGCTATAAACGCAACTTTAATGAACAATGGAACAAAGTTTATCTCGGCATGGTGGAAGTGTGCCTAGAATTGGGCAGATATCAAGATGCCATTGAATATGCCGATCGCAGTAAAGCCCGCAACTTGACCGAACTCATCGCCACCCGTGATATGTACCCAAGCGGAGAAATTCCCGCCGAACGCCGCCAACGGTTGCAAGAACTGCGTCAAGCGATTTCTGAAGAAGACCGCCGCCTCAAACAGGACCCCAACCCCGACTATACCTATATCACCCAACTGCGGGAAGAATTCCAGGCCAAATATCCCTATAAACCCTTGAAATTCTCGGATATTCAATCTCTACTGGATGATGAAACCGTCATCCTAGAATGGTATGTCCTGGATGACAAGTTCCTTACCTTCACCCTCACCAACCAAACCCTTCACCTTTGGACATCTTCCCCGGAAGACCGACAAAATCTCATCAACTGGACTAATACCTACATTAACGACTACCGCCGCCTCAAAAGCGATCAATGGCGAGAGGTTCTCCCCCAACACCTCGAACAACTCCCGAAAATCCTCCATCTGGATGAAATCCTGCAAAACCTGTTTAAAAACTTCCCCAACTGCAAAAAACTCATCCTCATCCCTCACCGCTTCCTGCACCTGTTCCCCCTCCACGCTTTACCTGTTGCCACAGGAGAGGGTGAGGGCCAATTCCTCCAAGACCTGTTTCCCAAAGGAGTCGCCTACGCCCCCAACTGCCAAGTCCTCCAACAAGCCCAAAACCGACAACGCCCCCACTTTAACCGCCTCTTCGCTATCCAAAACCCCACCCAAGACCTCCACTTCACGGATATGGAAGTGGAAGCTATCCAATCCCTGTTTAACTCCCACCAAGTCCTCAAACATGACGAAGCCGAAAAAGCCGCCATTGATGGGGAAACCCTGAAAAATGCCCACTGTACCCACTTCTCCTGTCACGGCTACTTCAACTTCCAAGATGCCCTCAAATCCGCCCTCATCCTGGCTAAAAGTGAATTTACGCCCCCGCCGCCAACCGATGACCCCAGCCGCTATCTGCCCCTGAAAGACAACAAACTGCTGGACTTGCAAAAATGTCTGACCTTAGAGGATATCTTGCGCCTGGACCTGACCAACTGCCGTCTCGTCACTCTGTCCGCCTGCGAAACGGGTATCACCGACTTCACCTCCACCAGTGATGAATATATCGGTTTACCCAGTGGCTTCATTTTGGCGGGTTCTCCCAATGTGGTCAGTACCCTCTGGGCCGTGGCGGATATCTCTACGGCGATTTTTATGATTCAGTTTTATCAAACTCTCCAGCAGTCTGACCTGTCGGTGGTTCTGGCGTTGCGCCAGACTCAGACTTGGTTGCGGGAAGCCACGGTGCAAGATTTGTTAAACTGGGTGGATAGCTGTACGGTGATTAGCCCAAAACGGCGGGAGGAGATGAAAGAAATCATCGATTCCTATCCTATGGACTATCAGCCGTTTGAATCTCCCTACTATTGGGCGCCATTTTGTGCCATTGGACAGTAA
- a CDS encoding PIN domain-containing protein, translating to MSDRLRIYLDACCLNRPFDNQNQPRIALETQAILTIINQCELGQWKLITSAALDAELAQTPDIERLKNIQSILSLAKIRVNSSDFIESRSQELVKLGFSGYDATHIASAERSNADVFLSTDDRLINRANRNIKTINVAINNPVQWLMTVNLK from the coding sequence ATGAGCGATCGCCTCAGAATTTACTTAGATGCTTGCTGTCTCAATCGTCCATTTGATAATCAAAACCAGCCGAGAATCGCCTTAGAAACTCAAGCAATCCTCACTATTATAAACCAATGTGAATTAGGACAGTGGAAACTTATCACAAGTGCAGCCTTAGACGCAGAACTTGCTCAAACTCCCGATATTGAAAGACTGAAAAATATACAATCAATCCTGAGTCTTGCTAAAATTAGGGTAAATAGTAGTGATTTTATAGAAAGCCGTTCTCAAGAACTTGTAAAACTAGGATTTTCTGGATATGATGCCACCCATATTGCTAGTGCAGAGCGAAGTAATGCCGATGTATTTTTATCCACAGACGATCGTCTAATAAACAGAGCAAACCGAAATATTAAAACGATAAATGTTGCCATTAACAATCCCGTACAATGGCTAATGACTGTCAACCTAAAATAA
- a CDS encoding ROK family protein, translating to MSIYLGIDIGATTVKLGLFDPEQGAIGTRLDRPSSASEGPDATVNVIKTATNELLEANELQFQDLKAIGACCPAPIDASGMCVYPTNIDPSWQGVNIAQKLSETLQLPALLLNDGDAAAYREYRIREAQNQASSVMAQFITGTGLGGALIVNGKIWSAPGVSAELGHICIDSSENADLCGCGARGCVETRASLLGLRNMVKHRQAKGNVPEALQGEPMEVAKTLRRLGQMDDPLSDVVAIWQEYFTSLGIAARNVVNMVGCDLIVISGGAQEKEKTASEGAYQRFKQDAIAWIRQEIDHSFPHLTQTRVEWSIDTLPDSAAYGAAQYASVTGNSKS from the coding sequence ATGAGCATTTACTTGGGGATTGACATTGGTGCTACTACGGTCAAACTGGGATTATTTGATCCAGAACAAGGGGCGATTGGAACCCGGTTAGATCGTCCCAGCAGCGCCTCTGAGGGTCCCGACGCTACGGTAAATGTGATTAAAACGGCCACCAATGAGCTACTCGAAGCCAATGAGCTACAATTCCAGGATTTAAAAGCGATCGGTGCTTGTTGTCCCGCTCCTATTGATGCTTCGGGGATGTGTGTTTATCCCACCAATATTGATCCCTCTTGGCAAGGGGTGAATATTGCCCAAAAACTCTCCGAGACTCTCCAGTTACCCGCTCTCCTCCTCAATGATGGAGACGCGGCGGCTTACCGGGAATACAGGATCCGCGAGGCTCAAAATCAGGCTTCTTCGGTGATGGCTCAGTTTATTACCGGAACGGGTTTAGGCGGCGCTTTGATTGTCAACGGAAAAATTTGGTCGGCTCCGGGAGTTTCGGCAGAATTGGGTCATATTTGTATTGATAGTTCGGAAAATGCAGACCTCTGCGGATGTGGTGCGAGGGGATGTGTGGAAACGAGAGCCTCTTTATTGGGTCTGAGAAATATGGTTAAACACCGACAAGCTAAGGGGAATGTGCCGGAAGCGTTACAAGGAGAGCCGATGGAGGTGGCGAAAACCCTCCGTCGATTGGGTCAAATGGATGATCCTCTGTCTGATGTGGTGGCTATTTGGCAAGAGTATTTTACCAGCCTGGGTATAGCGGCTCGTAATGTGGTGAATATGGTAGGCTGTGACCTGATTGTGATTTCTGGGGGAGCCCAAGAAAAGGAAAAAACGGCATCCGAAGGGGCATATCAACGATTTAAACAGGATGCGATCGCCTGGATTCGTCAGGAAATTGACCATAGTTTCCCTCATCTCACCCAGACCAGGGTGGAATGGTCTATTGATACGCTCCCAGACAGTGCTGCTTACGGTGCGGCTCAATATGCCAGTGTGACAGGGAATAGCAAGTCGTAG